In Setaria viridis chromosome 5, Setaria_viridis_v4.0, whole genome shotgun sequence, the genomic stretch CTACAATAGTAGCTGCTTGTTCAAATCTGAGACAAATTTATAACAGAAGACTTACTTCCATAAGCTGATCCTGGATGGTCATACAGTGTTGGTGCACCCAAAGCTGCATACCTGGTAGCAGCTGAAATATAAGCGTTATATGCACCATAGCCACCCTGAGACTGCGATGCCCTGCTTGGGGGGTACCTGACATCTTCATCCTGATACAAACATATTATTTCAGGTGGTTAACTGCTTATAAATAGTGGGCACCTAAGTAGTTGGTGATCACTAGTGTACACAGTGCACTTAAAAAAAATTGCGAATGTACCACTAGATAACCTAGTTGGAGCTAGTAAATCAATTTGATCACAATCGAGCTCTATTTCAGAACAGAGTAAGGTACCTTTGGAGTTGCACGGTCAACAACTACAGTTGTACCATCAAGCTCATGTGACTCTTGCATGATGCTGTCCACAGATTCTGTTAAATCACATCTAAAATTAGAAAATGTGAAAAGGACATAATGCAGAAACAAGAAAGTGGCTCAGGAGAATGAGCATAAGAACAACTTTTATGTTCAAAACTGAGCAGAACACAAACAACAATACATAAATGGTGAAAGAACTACTATGACTAAATCCTATCCCAAAACCTTAACATATCAAATGTCAGCAAAAATAGGGAAAATCAAAGAAAATGGACGGAGTAACAACTGTCTATGAATGCAATCATTTAACATAGAAATACATCCTTGGCTAAAGAACAATTTTAACAAGATAAGACCGTTAAATATCACTCTAGCATTTACTCAGTACAGGTTGGCACGTGATTGCTACACCAAAACATAAGGCAACTACTTCTTTTATCATTCAGTTTCTGTTAAAGATGTTGTGCGCCACCCCCTCAACTCAACCGAGAACTCTATTCACATATAATGAGCTGGAAGGTATCCGTAAATGTACCTGCACTCTGAAACGTGATAAACCCAATTCCACGATGCCCTTTTGAACCATGTTCCTACACAGGAGATAAGAGTGCGGAGTGCAAATTTTAGTAAAATCTTGTCATGTACAGCTGTAGTTTATTTCCAGTCCTGCAACGCCGCATAACCATTGAATGCTACACTAAATTGCTTTATGAACAATGGGGCAAAATACTCATGCAAAACAAAGTTTCTGCATTACCATCTTAATGCAGGTAGCAAGCACAATGTCTATCTTGTTCAAAACGCTGTGAATGTGCTTATATAAATTCAATCCTCATCTTCCCTAGCACTCCCCTTAGTCCCAGACCAGTACACGAATGATACCTCGCCGATAAGGCTATAGAAATCCACGAATGTTGCATGTAACTCAGGAACAAAGCAACTTCATTATGTGACATTTAAGGACTAAGTTAGGGATTTAGTTTTATCAAACATACTACATTTATGTTTAACATTGCATGTTAAATCCTACAGGCACAGATGTAAACCACATATGATTTATTTGAAGGCCCTTAGGTTATAACCAGATTAAGATGTGGTGTCCCACACTTGCATAAGGCAATAATGATAACATTTTTGAATATTACATTACTCAATACTTCTGCGAATTAATAGGCTGAACAGGGCAGCAAAACAAGCATGTGCTTATATGTAAGAAACAGTACTAACACTATTGAAGGATACCAGATGCAATGTTCCATGTAAAACaagttttagtttttctaaccTTTGGCATGTAAAGATCAAGAATTTCTCCAAAAGCTTCAAAATGCCTGTTAATACAGCATCCTAGTTTAGACAAACTCGAACAAATCAATAAGTAAATAAATAATGAAGAAAATGCAGCAAAGCTAGCTCACCTACGAAACATCGACTCGTCAACAGATTGTGGAATTCGAGCAACAAATATCCTTGTAGCTTTCTTTGTTCCTTGTGATTTCATTTCTTCCTGTGTTCACAGAAAATTGCACTATAGTCATTTCAATGTCATCTCGACACATATCAATAGTAGCCAGTTACACAAAATAAAGGAAAGCTTTTGTATGTTATTTACCTTTGGAGTAGCTATCTTCACTTCTAAAGTCCGGGTCCCAAGAACATGTTCAGATTCAAGAACATTCTGAAAGGATGATGTAGTGACTCAGAAAATTGAATTTGGCGCTACAAAATCGCTGCATATGGATTCTAGTAAATGGTTGCACTATGCGTAGAATTTATTATGCAATAGCCTGCATGGGGGAAATAAAGTGGTCTTTTTATATTTTGCTACCTTGGCATCATCAGCTGATGAGAATGTTACATAACCAAAACCACGAGATCGCCCGGAAGACCGCTCCTGTTATTTTTAACATGCAAGAAACATGGTGGTCAATCAGCATGGCAATCAGCATATATAGTTATCAAACCATGTAATGAGCTGATGAACACACAAAAGGTAAATAGTTGCACACTTTTTAGTTTTCACTGTCCTTgaatatcaaattcaaaatGAAATAGTAAACTTCAAGCAGATCAAGTGGACAAAAAATTAATCCACAGGACACGGCCATATGGCCACACAAAATTACCTATTCCTAAGCAAATCATCCTTGCTGAAAATAAATATGTGATAAATAACCAACTAACCAAGAGTTTCCATACAAAAAGTATCAAATACTTCTGAAATTGCAATGCCACAGAATTGTGAGGAAGCAAATATAAAGAGTATGGTATATGATGATACTCAATCTGGGTGTGAAATTATTGCAAACCTTCATGACAACGCAATCATCTAGAGTTCCAAACTTGGCCATGTACTCGCGTAATCCTTCAGTGTCAACATCCCAGGGGATACCAAGAACCTAAGTGCATTAATTGTGCATCCTCATTATTCCTCGAATGAGCATATGTGTATAGAATCTTACAAAGGAAACAAGGATTGATCAGTTACCACAAGTTTTGTAGCCATTATAACACTGGCTACAGATGAATATCAAAGAAAACCGTTGGACCTTTATTCTCCTGTGTCCAGGAAAACTCTCAGCAACGCAGTTCTGAAGATTAACGGCTTATATTTCTTAAACACCTTACGTAGACTTGGCAATCTTCACTGGATCTGAAAGCTTATATGATTAATGGTAGGTCAGAGGATATCCATATCAATTTTGGAGTAAGAAAAGCATTTAATCATCGACAATACAGCCAATGGCAACACAAAGTTTTAATACTGGAGAAGGAAAGTATCTATCTGTGCTAGACGActaaaaaaagagaggataCGCCAATAGGATATCCGATAGAAATAACATTGATACCCTCGAAGGGTTAGATGAGTCGTAAAAGATTCCAACTAATGCGTGAGCAAAAGGCGGAAAGGACAAAACAGCAACTCGATGTTCATTCAAAAAAATACGGTGAATACCAACGGCAACACAAAGTTAATGCTGGAGAAAGAAAGTATCTACCTGCGCTAGacggcaaaaaaaaagagagaatatgCCCATAGGATATCCGAGAAACATAATATTGATACCAGTGAAGGGTTAGCTGAGTCATTAAAGATGCCAACTAATGCGTGAGCAAAAAGGAGGAAAGGATAATACAGCAACTAGATGATCAGGCAAAAAATACGGTGAATACCAATGGTAACACAAAGTTTTAATGCTGGAGAAGAAAAGTATCTATCTGCGccagatgaaaaaaaaaagaatatgccAATAGGATATCCGAGAAAAATAATATTGATACATGTGGCGGGTTAGCCAAGTCACAAAAGATGCCAACTAATGCGTGAGCAAAAGGCGGGAAGGATATTACAGCAAATCGATATTCGGACAAACAATGCAGTGAATACTGTGGCAAAAGAAATTATTACAGTGCAGAATCATTGAATTGACCTCGCCTTGCAACAACTCCTTCTACCCAGTTATCCAGCAGTTACAGTTTGGTGTTCCCCTGTGCCCCCATTGGGCTCATGGCGAGGTCCAAAATTTCCTTATCAGCTAAGCGGTCAGTAAGCCAAAAAGAATTCCTCTCCAGACATTCTGCCCCCCAATGCCAAAATCATAATTCCAAACGGGCCACTCCCTACCAAGCACAGGATCCTACGGCCTTGGCCACagctaaaaaaaaaactgcaaccCTAAATCCCGCGGTTAATCCCTCAAATCACACAGGGGAAGActtggggtggggtggggcggCCCCAGTATAGGACATGGGTGCACACATGTACACCCGATGAATTTTGCAAGAGAATCGAAGTTAGTAGGTATGATACACGTACATGCTTGCGATTGGGTCAGATCCGAACGCAGATAGGTTACTCTAGGGTTTGGGGCGCCCTGTTTCGCACAGCGGGAAGGGGAGAGAGGGGGCGGGCATACCTGGTGAGGGTGCTCGTCGCCGGGGAAGGGCCCGGCGGAGACGTGTCGAAGGGCGTCGCCGCTCGCcaagtcgccgtcgccgccggaaaGGAAGGGCACGAGAGAGGGGGGGAAGAGAGCAGAacgggaggaagaaaaagacgAGGAGCCGAGGGAGGGGTGAGCGCACAGCAGGCAGCGCGACGGGACGCGATTGATGGAGTCCGCAAcagccgcctgccgcccgcAAGCGAAGGTTTCATGGGCCAAATTTAAAGAACAAACGCTCTGGAACTCGGCTCATCATATGGGCTGCAGCTGCTAGTTGACACGTCTGTCTGGTGTTCATTCTTCGTGGGCCTTGCTTGCTTGCGGGCCGATACTTTGTGTTTGATGGTGTGtggtttttcattttatttttggatCGGTAGTGAAGTTTTGGTTGGATTAGCGATGGAAAACACACTTGTTCTTATTCTCCCAGTAATGTGTTTAGCTCGGCTTAGCAAGCTAAGGAACTGCGATCAAAATCTGAACGCTGCTGTGTTACATAATTTCCATTTCACCAGATCTGCCTATTTTTTCTTCGAACTAATGGCAGGAGCGCTGCCTTTCATTTAAGAGGAAAGAGTTTAGAAAGTACGGTTACAGTTTTAGCGATTACATTGTTGAAACTGAATGGCTCAAGAACTCTAGAAAGCCAAAGCAAACCTAGACTGCTACACTAGTTCTATCAGCTCCCCCTGAATATGATCAGTTCCACAAGCACTCCTTGTAAGGACTTCTGATTGAATGAGTTGTAGAACTTGATTCGGCCGCATGGAGGAGTTCTGAAAAATCCTTCTATTTCATTCTTTCCATATATTCCAAATTGTATACATGATGACCGCTGCGACGGaccttctttgtttcttgttcTTTATCCTAATTAGGTCCCCATTCCACCAGTCTTGGAAATTATGTTGAAATTGTGATGCTGCAGCAAAGAAGTCTCCCATCCCCAGGCTGGTACCCACCATGAACCAAAACAGTTTGCTGAAAGGGCATTGTAATGCTAAATGGACCGCATTCTCCGGTAGCTGATCACATAGCGGGCAGATTGTGGAGCAAGGCTAGTTTCTAGCAAGTAACTTATCTGCAGTGAGAATCTTTTCCTGAATAAGCAGCCAAGCGAAAAAATTTTGTTTTCCTTCAGCGTGTGCTTGCCATATGAAGGATCCCTGTAtggttgcatacttgcataAGTGCCTTGAAGTTGGATCTTGTATGCCGACCTTGTTGAATATAATCCATCTGCAGTCCACTTCCATCTTATTGTATCATCTTCTTCAGTTAACTGTACGTCCTGCACTTTCTCCCACAAGTATATGAACTGTGCCATTTGTTCAACTGTGATCATTCTGCTGAGCCCTCTAGTCCAATTATGATTCTGCAGATCCTCCTTCACTGTGTGATTCTTTCTCCATGCTAATCTGAACAGGTCTGGTGCTATATCTTTGGGAGCCATTCCTTCGAGCCATGAGGAGTTCCAGAAAGAAGCTTTTTCACCATTGCTAGATCTGCCTATGACATCACCCATCCATGTCTATGTGGAAGGAGACCGGAGCAGGAGCAGTGGAAGCTAACCTGTCACACGCTCCATGCTCAGGTTGGCATGCCACCTGGCGCCCTGGTGAAATCGTCAAATGCTCACGTAATCCGCGCAGCATCACTCATTTCATTGGGCAACACAAAAAGTTGGGCGTTAACGTTGATGCTAATACAATCTTCGTTGCAGTACTCATTTCATCTGGCATTACCTTCCGGAGGTTTCGGCTAATTCTCTGACGGTTTCAAACGTTCTTTCGCCGTTGCCATGATAGAAACCTCCAGTTCAAACGCTCGTTTGCGAATCGAGCTCTACCTGCCCTCTCCCATCTTCTCCCGTTGCTTCCGCACGAACATTTCTCCGGTCCAAAAGCTTTGTTGATTGGTATGTATAAAAaaaacgagagagagagagagaacgcaATGAAAAGGTGTTCTCCAACTCCAACCGAAGGGCGGCAATTGCTTCATGCGCGGGGCATGCATATACTACGCTCGAAATCAAACTCCGTGCTTCGACTTTTGCTTGGCGCGTCGTGTATAAAAATGTTTGAAAAGCTTTTGAACCTAACGCATTAGCGTGCGTAGGCAGCGCGTACTGCTACCCCCAAATTGTTTTTCGGCACGCACCGAGTGAGACCACCACAGGCAAGCTTTTTTGCTCGCGAATTCAGCGCCCCGTGTGTACTGTCAACGCACCAAGCAACAGGCTCATACAAATAAAATTAGTTTATTTCCCTCCCAGCCATTAGCTGTTTCACACGTGATTTGAGTTTGTTTCGAATACTAAACGAAGGTCTGAGGAACAAGCTCACAGGTAGTTGCGAGTAACCTGTCAGGCATACGAGTAGATTACAAGTGTGTATGTTCTCTGCAAGTGAAGCTAGCCGGCAAGCTATGGCACGTACCtgaagctagctagcttgcCCCGCACAAGCAACTGTTGCGATGCATGATATGATGTGTTCTTGAGGCTTGAGCAGTAGCATCCTTTGGCAGATGTGGTTGCATTTCATGCCGTCCGGCTCTGGTCGGTGGAGAAATAGTAGTGGCAGTAGCTGCGAGTTCGTTCGGTAGACTAGGATTCCAAGGACTAGCTAGCCTTGAAGGGAACTCCAGACACAAAGTTGGGTGCATGTTCATGGCGAAAAAGTTTCCGTCTTTCGTAGAAATTGACATCTATCGGCGACCATCCCTCCTCGTTGTGTCGCCGCGAAGCTCAAGTCGGCAATCGTTGCGTTGCGCCGTTCAGTGCCCCGGTGTTGCTGCCCAAAATCAACCAATGATTTTTCTAAGTGCTTCATGATGCGGCACGCCGAGAAGAAGTGAGGGGAGGCCAGATGTCGGAACGAGGGCAGAGGAAACGGGAAAGTGCTCTTCGTAGTGGTCGCATGTGACCTCTGATCTCGTTGTGCATCGTCCATAGTGGGCGTACGGCCCTGGTTGCGCGCATGTTTTCCATCATGGCGG encodes the following:
- the LOC117857767 gene encoding uncharacterized protein; protein product: MATKLVVLGIPWDVDTEGLREYMAKFGTLDDCVVMKERSSGRSRGFGYVTFSSADDAKNVLESEHVLGTRTLEVKIATPKEEMKSQGTKKATRIFVARIPQSVDESMFRRHFEAFGEILDLYMPKEHGSKGHRGIGFITFQSAESVDSIMQESHELDGTTVVVDRATPKDEDVRYPPSRASQSQGGYGAYNAYISAATRYAALGAPTLYDHPGSAYGRGYYGSSQAVGKKIFVGRLPQEANTDDLRHYFGRFGRIVDAYIPKDPKRSGHRGFGFVTFADEGVAERVARRSHEILGHEVAIDTAAPLENDSTGGAYIDPMDLYGAYGSMRSFGRFCGSLDYNYGYGPSSGSSRSRGDWRYRPY